One segment of Anatilimnocola aggregata DNA contains the following:
- a CDS encoding cytochrome P450, with amino-acid sequence MCKNIQLLNDDFLQDPYRDYAHVREECPVYWHEATAYWWLTRYDDVHFALRQPQFKSARLHALFDGIAPERLSRFTPLTRLLESRLLLTDGANHQRLRSLISTAFAPRHMDLIRPVIRQVIEDLLGEMQGRTSVEFIREFADPLPSRVITRILGLPAEHYEQFKSWTNDIYQFMGVSPVDRTTRAEIASTAAVEIERYLDRQLDDCAVGGGPNLLSVLKSASEAGERLSRTEIIANVVGLLNAGHETTTNLLGNGMYLLLTHAEQAQLLSHDRSLWPSFVEEVLRYESPVQIIARQLSEATEMHGVPLPAGANVLLFLGAANRDPRLFWQANQFDIQRQGARHLAFGFGPHFCIGAALARMITVEAFACLSKVWRSPRLAVTPRWRSYPVFRGLVDLQLHVTWQ; translated from the coding sequence ATGTGCAAAAACATCCAATTACTGAATGATGACTTCCTGCAAGATCCATATCGCGACTATGCCCACGTGCGCGAAGAATGCCCTGTCTACTGGCATGAAGCAACTGCCTATTGGTGGTTGACACGCTACGACGATGTCCATTTCGCCCTACGGCAACCCCAATTCAAGTCAGCACGATTGCACGCCTTGTTCGACGGCATTGCCCCGGAGCGCTTGTCGCGATTCACTCCGTTGACTCGGTTACTGGAGTCACGCTTGCTCCTGACCGACGGCGCGAATCACCAGCGCTTGCGCTCGTTGATTAGCACCGCGTTTGCTCCCCGACACATGGACTTGATACGGCCGGTAATCAGGCAGGTGATCGAAGACCTGCTGGGGGAAATGCAGGGACGAACCAGCGTGGAATTCATTCGCGAGTTCGCCGATCCACTACCTTCGCGCGTGATTACGCGCATTCTGGGACTGCCAGCCGAACACTACGAGCAGTTCAAGTCCTGGACCAACGACATCTATCAGTTTATGGGAGTAAGTCCGGTCGATCGGACGACGCGAGCCGAGATCGCTAGTACTGCCGCAGTAGAGATTGAGCGCTATCTCGATCGGCAACTCGACGACTGCGCCGTCGGTGGTGGACCCAATCTACTGAGTGTGCTTAAGTCCGCGAGCGAGGCGGGTGAGCGACTCTCGCGCACTGAAATAATTGCAAACGTTGTGGGACTGTTGAACGCAGGACACGAGACGACAACCAATTTGCTGGGCAATGGTATGTACTTGTTGCTCACCCATGCCGAGCAAGCGCAGCTGCTGTCGCACGATCGATCCCTCTGGCCGTCGTTTGTCGAGGAGGTGCTGCGCTACGAGAGTCCGGTTCAAATCATTGCCAGGCAACTGTCGGAAGCAACCGAGATGCACGGCGTGCCCCTCCCCGCGGGAGCGAATGTGCTCTTGTTCTTAGGTGCCGCAAACCGCGACCCCAGGCTGTTCTGGCAAGCCAATCAGTTTGACATTCAGCGGCAGGGAGCGCGACACCTGGCTTTTGGCTTCGGCCCCCACTTTTGCATTGGTGCTGCACTGGCAAGAATGATTACCGTGGAAGCTTTCGCTTGCCTTAGCAAGGTGTGGCGCTCGCCGCGGCTGGCTGTCACTCCTCGCTGGAGGTCGTATCCTGTTTTTCGTGGTCTAGTGGATCTGCAGTTGCATGTAACCTGGCAATAG
- a CDS encoding alpha/beta hydrolase family protein, translated as MSAVIRDVLSNAAWISSRARWLAAAFGLLTVTVAAAGWWSLSMPLPNEERFIEMLIQGHRRQVHYDVFLPDEKHRVAARHPAIILLHGVEGAERYERSYHQTARRLNREGYAVFYVHYFDTVAYDDLWLCDDQKCLDTKAIGKFCAADSANWTEGVVAVIADIGDREDIDHDAIAIQGFSLGGYLALAATSSQVESMTLPEIAAVVVHWGAMFEDTRLERGFPATLFVHGECDSVVPMKDARATFDLLRRVECDAEFVVVPGGGHTASSADSLARTKDFLDRHLQAKRRMAKQISLEPAWNGLTFSDRDFWGMAR; from the coding sequence ATGTCTGCCGTCATTCGCGATGTGCTTTCGAATGCAGCCTGGATCAGTTCGCGGGCTCGGTGGCTGGCAGCTGCGTTCGGACTGCTGACTGTCACCGTGGCTGCTGCAGGTTGGTGGAGTCTCTCGATGCCCTTGCCAAACGAGGAGCGGTTTATCGAAATGCTAATTCAAGGACACCGCCGGCAAGTTCACTATGACGTCTTTCTGCCCGACGAGAAGCATCGCGTGGCGGCGCGACACCCGGCGATCATCTTGTTGCACGGGGTTGAGGGAGCAGAGCGGTACGAGCGGTCATATCATCAAACCGCCCGGCGCTTGAACCGCGAAGGTTATGCGGTGTTTTACGTACACTATTTCGACACCGTAGCCTACGACGATCTGTGGCTGTGCGATGACCAAAAATGCTTGGATACGAAGGCGATCGGCAAGTTTTGCGCGGCTGATTCGGCGAATTGGACGGAGGGTGTCGTGGCGGTGATTGCCGATATTGGCGACCGTGAGGACATCGACCACGATGCGATTGCAATTCAAGGATTTTCGCTCGGCGGTTATCTCGCCCTGGCAGCGACGTCTTCCCAGGTCGAATCGATGACGCTTCCAGAAATTGCAGCTGTCGTTGTTCACTGGGGAGCCATGTTTGAAGATACCAGGCTCGAGCGTGGCTTTCCCGCCACGCTGTTCGTGCATGGGGAGTGCGATTCGGTTGTGCCCATGAAGGACGCCCGGGCAACTTTCGATCTGCTTCGGCGAGTCGAATGCGATGCAGAGTTTGTCGTCGTTCCAGGCGGCGGCCATACCGCTTCGTCAGCTGACTCTTTGGCGAGAACGAAAGACTTTCTCGATCGCCACCTGCAGGCTAAACGCCGAATGGCGAAGCAAATATCCCTCGAACCGGCGTGGAATGGGCTCACATTCTCGGATCGCGATTTCTGGGGAATGGCACGCTAA
- a CDS encoding DUF1501 domain-containing protein has protein sequence MQIRQARSLSHERRSFLSGSFAALAGMGLIDLMQRDGLTAEATTRGAKNWQPGLGQTHFPAKAKRVLQIFCPGAASQVDLWDFKPELFKRSGQPLPGEENLVSFQGKNGNLMAPPWEFAPCGESGKRISSLLPHMAEHVDDIAFIHSMTSKTNTHGPGCVLMNTGHAQEGFPSAGAWLGYALGSANDNLPTYVALPDLRGEPPNGKANWSNGFLPAKHQAMVMAAHLAIRNLERPKDISAAEEAAARDYLKLLNEQHIAANPGDSSLNARMAAYELAARMQVSAPEVADLSSETEQTHKLYGTDSSNKLLAAYARNCLLARRLLARGVRFVNLYCASRASGVDGLLNWDAHRTLKPDYERHCPVFDQPTAALLTDLKRSGMLEETLVLWTTEFGRMPTHQANTTGRDHNPDAFTVWMMGAGVKGGVSYGATDEFGRRSVEKVTNVWEFYATVLHLLGMDFDKLSWYHNGFDRKLTDVHGRVLREVLA, from the coding sequence ATGCAAATTAGACAGGCTAGAAGCCTATCCCACGAACGTCGCTCGTTTCTGAGCGGATCGTTTGCAGCGCTGGCGGGAATGGGGCTAATCGATTTGATGCAGCGGGACGGCCTGACGGCTGAAGCGACCACGAGAGGGGCGAAGAACTGGCAACCGGGACTCGGCCAGACTCATTTCCCTGCCAAGGCCAAACGAGTGCTGCAGATCTTCTGTCCCGGTGCGGCGTCACAAGTAGACCTATGGGACTTCAAGCCGGAACTCTTCAAGCGCAGCGGGCAGCCGTTGCCGGGCGAAGAGAACCTGGTTTCGTTCCAGGGAAAGAACGGCAACCTCATGGCGCCGCCGTGGGAGTTCGCGCCCTGCGGCGAAAGTGGCAAGCGGATTTCATCATTGCTGCCCCACATGGCCGAGCACGTCGACGACATAGCCTTCATTCACTCGATGACATCGAAGACGAACACGCATGGGCCGGGCTGCGTGCTGATGAATACGGGGCATGCGCAGGAAGGCTTTCCCAGCGCCGGTGCCTGGCTGGGCTATGCCCTCGGCAGTGCCAATGACAACCTCCCCACGTATGTTGCGCTTCCGGACCTGCGCGGCGAGCCACCAAACGGCAAAGCGAATTGGAGCAATGGTTTTCTCCCGGCCAAGCATCAGGCGATGGTGATGGCCGCGCATCTGGCCATTCGCAATCTAGAGCGACCGAAGGATATCAGTGCTGCGGAAGAAGCAGCAGCGCGCGACTATCTCAAGTTGCTCAACGAGCAGCACATTGCCGCCAATCCGGGCGATAGTTCTCTCAACGCCCGCATGGCTGCCTATGAGTTGGCGGCGCGGATGCAAGTATCCGCGCCAGAAGTCGCGGACCTAAGCTCCGAGACGGAACAAACCCACAAGCTCTATGGCACCGATAGCAGCAACAAACTGCTCGCAGCCTATGCGCGCAATTGCTTGCTCGCCCGCCGATTGCTCGCGCGCGGAGTGCGGTTCGTGAATCTCTACTGTGCCTCGCGCGCTAGCGGCGTTGACGGACTATTGAACTGGGATGCCCACCGCACGCTCAAGCCCGACTACGAACGGCATTGTCCGGTTTTCGATCAGCCGACAGCAGCGCTCCTTACCGATCTCAAACGAAGTGGCATGCTGGAAGAAACGCTCGTGCTGTGGACGACCGAGTTCGGCCGCATGCCCACCCATCAGGCCAATACCACCGGCCGCGATCATAATCCCGATGCCTTCACGGTCTGGATGATGGGAGCTGGTGTGAAAGGTGGCGTCAGCTACGGTGCGACCGACGAGTTCGGTCGCCGCAGTGTCGAGAAGGTGACGAACGTCTGGGAGTTCTATGCCACGGTGCTCCACCTGCTCGGCATGGACTTCGACAAGCTCAGTTGGTACCACAACGGCTTCGATCGCAAACTGACCGACGTCCATGGTCGCGTCTTGCGCGAAGTCTTGGCGTAA
- a CDS encoding glycosyltransferase gives MKSTNPPISIAIIARNAAPLIHETLQSARRFAAEIVVLDTGSTDTTAEAAALGGAQVVRHLWDDNFAAARNALLPHLRAQWILWLDAGETITAEDAQLLQQFVSQYADDTRGYYLRIATPPGPGQIGGEQIARLRLHPNRPGLIFHGRVRESLQRSLNAFNLEAEHLPLTIQRGTREHDPAVKTARAQRNIRLADLQIAQRGPTADLFNCLGESMQALGDSARAAQHYQRAQELAPANSTEMLEAYYGLLTCLNSPESAAEQMQLCLAALEQFPLDAQLLCALGGYLQGTQRFELAIRSFTLAAEHGQVNTQLWHLPDIREIATSCQAQLLLQNGQLEGALLALDQALTRYPHSQRLIVQRQKLLGTQQVSIAEPETLRAVTEQNKSERTRRDESVPSAIPAPRLQNSPLTSKSRASQR, from the coding sequence ATGAAGTCTACCAATCCACCAATTAGCATCGCCATCATCGCCCGGAACGCGGCTCCGCTGATTCACGAAACGTTGCAGAGCGCGCGACGATTCGCAGCCGAAATTGTCGTGCTGGACACAGGTTCGACGGACACCACGGCGGAAGCAGCAGCCCTCGGCGGCGCGCAGGTTGTGCGACATTTGTGGGACGACAATTTCGCTGCCGCACGCAACGCCCTGTTGCCACATTTGCGGGCACAATGGATTTTGTGGCTCGATGCAGGCGAAACGATCACTGCCGAGGATGCACAGTTGCTGCAGCAGTTTGTTTCGCAATACGCAGATGACACTCGCGGCTATTACTTGCGGATTGCCACACCCCCCGGTCCCGGCCAAATTGGCGGCGAGCAAATCGCCCGCTTGCGACTGCATCCCAATCGCCCCGGCCTGATTTTTCATGGCCGTGTGCGTGAGTCGCTGCAGCGCTCGCTCAATGCGTTCAACCTGGAAGCAGAGCATCTGCCACTCACGATTCAGCGCGGCACGCGCGAGCATGATCCGGCCGTGAAAACAGCCCGTGCCCAGCGGAACATTCGCCTGGCCGACCTGCAGATCGCTCAGCGCGGACCAACAGCTGATCTGTTCAATTGCCTGGGCGAAAGCATGCAAGCGCTCGGCGATTCAGCGCGGGCTGCGCAGCACTATCAACGGGCTCAGGAACTTGCCCCCGCGAATTCCACTGAAATGCTCGAGGCCTATTATGGGCTGCTAACGTGCCTGAATAGTCCCGAGTCAGCAGCCGAACAAATGCAACTCTGCCTGGCAGCGCTCGAACAGTTTCCGCTCGATGCTCAACTGCTATGCGCTCTCGGTGGCTATTTGCAAGGAACGCAGCGGTTTGAACTGGCCATTCGCTCGTTCACCTTGGCGGCCGAGCATGGGCAGGTGAATACTCAGTTATGGCACTTACCCGATATCCGCGAGATTGCCACATCGTGCCAGGCTCAACTGTTATTGCAAAACGGTCAACTCGAAGGCGCGCTCCTCGCGCTCGATCAGGCCCTCACGCGCTATCCTCATTCGCAGCGGCTGATTGTGCAGCGGCAGAAGCTGCTGGGAACGCAACAAGTCTCGATTGCGGAACCTGAGACGCTCCGCGCCGTTACCGAGCAGAACAAGTCGGAACGAACCCGCAGGGATGAATCAGTTCCTTCCGCAATCCCTGCACCGCGGCTACAAAATTCACCCCTCACCAGCAAGTCGCGCGCTTCGCAGCGATAA
- a CDS encoding ECF-type sigma factor: MNESHEHSVSLWIAKLKEGDQAAAGPLWNRYFERLVGVAGRRMGSASRRVADEEDVAVSVFDSLCRGAAAGNFQQLSDRDDLWKLLVAIAGQKAVDQIRRQMSQKRGGGEVRGDSIFAHPSDDGPQGFEQFLSATPTPEFLAVIDEQQTRLFSLLRDDVQRDIATLRLEGFANEEIAEKLGISIRTVERKFSLIRDAWGKELTAAG, from the coding sequence GTGAACGAATCGCACGAACATTCGGTCTCGCTCTGGATCGCCAAGCTCAAGGAAGGCGATCAGGCAGCCGCGGGGCCACTTTGGAATCGCTACTTCGAACGACTGGTCGGCGTGGCTGGACGCAGAATGGGCTCTGCCTCGCGCCGCGTCGCCGACGAAGAAGACGTCGCGGTTAGCGTGTTCGATAGCTTGTGTCGCGGTGCTGCAGCCGGCAATTTTCAGCAATTGTCCGATCGAGACGATCTTTGGAAACTGCTCGTGGCAATTGCCGGGCAAAAAGCCGTCGATCAAATTCGCCGGCAGATGAGCCAGAAACGCGGCGGCGGGGAAGTCCGGGGCGATTCCATCTTTGCCCATCCCTCGGACGATGGTCCGCAGGGTTTCGAGCAATTTCTCTCCGCCACTCCAACGCCAGAATTTTTGGCCGTGATCGACGAACAACAGACTCGGCTCTTCAGCCTGCTGCGCGACGATGTCCAGCGCGATATTGCTACGTTGCGTTTAGAAGGTTTCGCCAATGAGGAAATCGCCGAGAAACTGGGGATATCGATTCGCACCGTGGAACGCAAATTCTCGCTGATTCGCGATGCCTGGGGCAAAGAACTGACTGCTGCGGGATGA
- a CDS encoding sigma 54-interacting transcriptional regulator: MLFTPLERDFVDLVRQLAYSNPFDPDEQARIRQKLDSFDLGLQAEESKRPAVVSPPDEFTTIYSRRIEALLVELGKRVRCGQHDVSPTEVERYEDLVITVLHLRHFAAGRVVADVRQANQRISQYADYLRDLKEWTKVPLRLGWFLQRPEHSFAVYFQYQLAIQLIHTLIQGNSRPIARLKAATWHSIFPRELRLYGVLLYERMHEVTTLILGPSGTGKELVATAIGLARFVPFDPKRERFTEPLSGAFHPINLSALPRDLIESEMFGHVAGAFTGATKDREGWFEKCRLGHTVFLDELGEMDESVQVRLLRVLQNREFYRVGETEPRGFAGRVIAATNRDLSQLIADGRFREDLYFRLCSDIIRTPTLREQLDDSPEELPALVAHAAGRCLGDKAHGEFIERLTKETLACIEMSPAIGPSYNWPGNFRELEQCVRSVMVRGEYHPPTMASFAKKETLLPSPSVSTTALDQFLHAVRNGTLSLEELLTRYCSLIQSRTGNVAETTRRLKKHRLTVQGRIDPNWVEQFRQ, translated from the coding sequence ATGCTTTTTACGCCCTTAGAACGCGACTTTGTCGACTTAGTACGCCAGCTCGCGTACTCCAATCCGTTTGATCCCGATGAACAAGCCAGGATTCGACAGAAGCTTGACTCATTCGACCTTGGCTTGCAGGCGGAAGAGAGCAAACGACCAGCTGTCGTTTCGCCACCCGACGAATTCACGACGATCTACTCGCGCCGCATCGAAGCCCTGCTAGTTGAACTCGGCAAGCGGGTCAGATGCGGGCAACACGACGTTTCGCCGACAGAGGTGGAGCGATATGAAGACCTCGTAATCACCGTGCTGCATCTGCGGCACTTTGCCGCGGGGCGTGTGGTAGCCGACGTTCGCCAGGCGAATCAAAGGATTTCGCAGTACGCTGACTATCTGCGCGACCTGAAGGAGTGGACCAAAGTTCCGCTCAGGCTGGGCTGGTTTCTGCAACGCCCCGAACATTCCTTCGCGGTCTACTTTCAGTATCAGCTGGCGATCCAACTAATCCACACGTTGATCCAGGGAAACTCGCGCCCCATCGCCCGGCTGAAGGCAGCCACCTGGCATTCGATCTTTCCCCGCGAACTTCGTCTGTACGGCGTGTTGCTTTACGAACGGATGCACGAAGTAACCACCTTGATTCTCGGGCCATCAGGCACTGGCAAAGAGCTGGTAGCAACCGCCATTGGCCTAGCTCGGTTTGTCCCCTTCGATCCGAAACGCGAGCGTTTCACGGAGCCGCTATCGGGAGCTTTTCATCCGATCAATCTCTCGGCATTGCCTCGCGATTTGATCGAGTCCGAAATGTTCGGGCATGTGGCCGGCGCGTTTACTGGCGCGACAAAGGATCGCGAGGGCTGGTTCGAAAAATGTCGCCTAGGGCACACTGTGTTTCTCGACGAACTCGGCGAGATGGACGAGTCGGTGCAGGTCCGTCTGCTGCGAGTCTTGCAGAACCGCGAATTCTACCGTGTAGGCGAGACCGAGCCGCGCGGCTTTGCGGGCCGGGTAATTGCCGCTACCAATCGCGATCTGTCGCAATTGATTGCAGATGGACGGTTTCGCGAGGATCTCTATTTTCGTCTCTGCTCCGACATCATCCGCACCCCCACGCTACGCGAACAACTCGACGATTCGCCCGAGGAGCTCCCCGCGCTCGTCGCGCATGCCGCTGGACGCTGTTTGGGAGACAAGGCTCATGGTGAGTTTATAGAACGACTCACCAAAGAGACGTTGGCATGCATTGAGATGTCCCCAGCGATCGGCCCAAGTTACAACTGGCCGGGGAACTTTCGTGAACTTGAACAATGCGTGCGCAGCGTAATGGTTCGCGGCGAGTACCATCCGCCAACAATGGCCAGTTTTGCCAAAAAGGAGACTTTGCTACCCAGCCCGTCGGTTAGCACCACCGCACTGGATCAATTTTTACACGCGGTCCGGAACGGAACGCTGTCGCTGGAAGAGTTGCTAACTCGCTACTGCTCGCTGATCCAGTCCCGCACGGGCAACGTGGCGGAAACAACCCGCCGACTCAAAAAACATCGGCTTACAGTGCAAGGCCGCATCGACCCCAACTGGGTCGAACAGTTTCGTCAATGA
- a CDS encoding WD40 repeat domain-containing serine/threonine protein kinase produces MADLQTLLRWNLDERCDHFESEWKSGQRPSLSEYLAGWNESGADQLFRHLLELEVDYRERAGETVVGADYHPHFPNFQTIIDEVIAGPSVTKTYAKRQADTRPRATAPTAETPASLGGYELLELLGQGGMGVVYKARQISLNRLVALKMIRSGELADNEELRRFRAEAEAAAKLEHAGIVPVFEVGEDRGRLFFSMGLVEGGSLDGLLANDPPDIDHAVRLLEQTARAVGYAHERGIIHRDLKPANILIDRAGAPRITDFGLAKSLHADQELTTTGQVLGTPSYMPPEQARGEASAICPASDVYSLGAVLYRTLAGRTPFQAATLVDMLHEVVNAEPVAPSRLVRGISPDLDTICLKCLEKAPARRYTSANDFADELARYLRREPILARPISRLERGRRWCSRNPVIASLLAVVAVSLLLGTAISSYFGYAATLSAAAARTSATKARDAEKLAETRRKEQEREAERAKAATALAQERERVNRERLVGIYVNRGWESARSGDLGAAWLFQAEAYRLDAEAAEAAAREASTSDAAAYESAKLEYHRIRLGQLQGAMSRVPVVVAHQKQVKAAKFLPGDQQFVTIGADGIAQVWNAQTGEAIGAPMKHNDAVECVAVSGDGTIVATGDVTGVARTWDAATGLPISPELKHKGWVLAVAIDRDGKSLLTGSGGNQARLFDTRSGAPLMEPLIESADAAGQVRLAAFSGDGKRFFTAIRGADGLRVHETASGELLTPPIVTGGDPNTAQLSPDGQSMLMGFRWGGIRLFDVVTGKDLFPTIQVVPIGNGLGPMTIDFKDDGSRFIVGCNNFAQVYVTYTGKPEGSPITLTADVTHVSYRPGSEEVLLADQAGQAYTYSLRERRPTSAVFQHGGSIATAEFSADGKQILTASLDGTARVWNLSSPQLPISRVATPASIVTSELFADGETIALACSHQVMHFFDLPTSKLLPQELKCGTVELLAVRPDGQQIITVSPPDPSTLRAVVQVWNRSEQGAWQATPLHNVFASVINYLENGQQFQICGGSTVKSYDSSTLELIVDRPLGSLESRTMVLHGKTKRALSANGGNVFLRDVETWKEIVPPCQHGADVEHLCFSPDGRNAVSSGRNSQVCVWDTTTGKLRFPPLEHPRIHWGARYLAYSPDGTLLATGGEDGVARVWDATTGKPLTPPIAFQQSIVSLRFTTNSRILLVSALNEQTAAYEARTGLPLSNRLPFSGKLFSPGAGHDAYVAGKSNQVVHWKFAPLEMNHSEAVAMGQLYSLRQLDNTGSLVQMPLPEWSRLRKEYQAKFPDLFRESGAN; encoded by the coding sequence ATGGCCGACCTGCAAACCCTCTTGCGCTGGAACCTCGATGAACGTTGCGACCACTTCGAATCGGAATGGAAGTCGGGCCAGCGCCCCAGCTTGAGCGAATACCTGGCAGGGTGGAACGAGTCCGGCGCGGATCAACTCTTTCGGCATCTTTTGGAATTGGAGGTCGATTATCGTGAGCGCGCGGGCGAAACAGTCGTCGGTGCCGATTATCACCCCCACTTTCCCAACTTCCAAACCATCATCGACGAAGTCATTGCCGGCCCTTCGGTCACCAAGACCTACGCCAAGAGGCAAGCCGACACGCGCCCGCGAGCGACGGCCCCGACTGCTGAAACACCTGCCAGTTTAGGTGGCTACGAACTGCTCGAACTGTTGGGCCAAGGTGGCATGGGGGTCGTCTACAAAGCCCGGCAAATCAGTTTGAACCGGCTCGTCGCTTTGAAAATGATTCGCTCCGGCGAATTGGCCGACAATGAAGAGCTGCGGCGCTTTCGGGCAGAAGCAGAAGCAGCAGCCAAGTTGGAACATGCCGGCATTGTACCAGTGTTTGAAGTTGGCGAAGATCGCGGCCGGCTGTTTTTTTCGATGGGGCTCGTCGAAGGTGGTAGTCTCGACGGCCTGCTCGCGAATGATCCTCCCGATATCGACCACGCAGTGCGATTGCTTGAGCAAACAGCCCGGGCCGTGGGCTATGCGCACGAGCGTGGCATCATTCACCGCGACTTGAAGCCCGCCAACATTCTGATCGATCGCGCCGGTGCGCCGCGCATTACCGACTTTGGTCTCGCAAAGTCGTTGCATGCCGACCAAGAATTGACAACGACCGGACAAGTATTGGGAACCCCCAGCTACATGCCGCCCGAACAGGCGCGCGGCGAAGCCAGTGCCATTTGTCCGGCGAGCGATGTCTACTCGCTGGGGGCCGTGTTGTATCGCACGTTGGCTGGCCGCACACCGTTTCAGGCCGCTACGCTCGTCGACATGCTGCACGAAGTGGTGAATGCCGAGCCGGTGGCTCCGAGTCGCCTGGTCCGCGGCATTTCGCCCGACCTCGATACGATCTGTCTCAAGTGCCTGGAGAAAGCGCCGGCCCGCCGCTATACGTCTGCCAACGATTTCGCCGATGAACTGGCGCGCTACCTGCGCCGTGAGCCGATTCTCGCCCGACCCATTTCCCGACTCGAACGAGGCCGTCGCTGGTGTTCGCGCAATCCGGTCATCGCTTCGCTGCTGGCTGTGGTGGCGGTTTCGCTATTGCTCGGTACAGCCATCTCATCTTACTTTGGCTATGCGGCCACGCTCAGCGCGGCCGCTGCGCGCACGAGTGCCACCAAAGCACGCGATGCTGAAAAGCTGGCCGAAACTCGGCGGAAAGAACAGGAGCGCGAAGCTGAGCGGGCAAAGGCAGCCACGGCACTCGCGCAGGAGCGCGAGCGTGTGAATCGCGAACGGCTCGTCGGTATTTATGTAAATCGCGGCTGGGAAAGTGCTCGCAGTGGCGACCTGGGAGCGGCCTGGCTCTTCCAAGCTGAAGCATATCGCCTGGATGCTGAAGCGGCAGAAGCCGCCGCGCGCGAAGCTTCAACATCGGACGCTGCCGCATATGAATCAGCCAAGCTCGAGTATCATCGCATTCGGCTGGGGCAATTGCAGGGGGCGATGAGCCGGGTACCGGTGGTAGTCGCGCATCAGAAGCAAGTCAAAGCGGCCAAGTTTCTGCCCGGCGACCAGCAATTCGTCACCATCGGTGCCGATGGGATTGCCCAGGTTTGGAACGCGCAAACTGGCGAAGCCATTGGTGCCCCCATGAAGCACAACGACGCCGTGGAATGTGTTGCCGTCAGTGGCGACGGTACCATCGTCGCCACAGGTGACGTCACGGGGGTGGCCCGCACCTGGGATGCGGCTACCGGCCTGCCAATTTCGCCAGAGCTGAAACATAAGGGTTGGGTGCTGGCAGTTGCCATCGACCGCGATGGTAAGAGCCTGCTCACCGGGAGCGGTGGCAATCAGGCTCGATTATTCGATACTCGTAGTGGCGCGCCGTTGATGGAGCCGCTGATCGAATCGGCCGATGCAGCTGGTCAGGTTCGCCTTGCGGCCTTCAGCGGAGATGGCAAGCGCTTTTTCACTGCCATCCGGGGTGCGGATGGGCTGCGAGTTCATGAGACGGCGAGCGGCGAGTTGCTGACACCGCCCATCGTTACTGGTGGCGACCCCAACACCGCGCAGCTCAGCCCTGACGGCCAGTCGATGCTAATGGGATTTCGCTGGGGCGGGATTCGGTTGTTCGACGTGGTAACTGGCAAGGACCTATTTCCGACGATTCAAGTCGTGCCGATTGGCAATGGTCTCGGGCCGATGACCATTGACTTTAAGGACGATGGTTCGCGATTCATTGTGGGCTGCAATAACTTTGCTCAGGTCTATGTGACCTATACCGGCAAGCCAGAAGGTAGTCCGATCACGCTCACGGCCGACGTCACGCATGTCTCCTATCGCCCCGGCAGTGAAGAAGTCCTGTTAGCCGATCAAGCAGGCCAGGCCTATACCTACTCGCTGCGCGAACGACGGCCTACATCGGCCGTTTTTCAGCACGGAGGTTCGATCGCGACCGCAGAGTTCAGCGCCGACGGCAAACAGATTCTGACTGCGAGTCTGGATGGAACCGCGCGGGTGTGGAACCTGAGTTCGCCGCAATTGCCGATCAGTCGCGTTGCGACACCGGCTTCCATCGTGACGAGCGAGTTGTTCGCTGATGGCGAAACGATCGCACTTGCCTGCAGCCATCAGGTCATGCATTTCTTCGATCTGCCCACAAGTAAACTGCTCCCCCAGGAACTCAAGTGCGGGACGGTGGAGTTGCTCGCGGTGCGTCCCGACGGTCAACAGATCATCACGGTGTCTCCCCCTGATCCAAGTACGCTGCGAGCGGTAGTACAGGTCTGGAATCGCTCCGAACAAGGTGCCTGGCAGGCCACTCCGCTGCACAACGTGTTTGCCTCGGTGATCAACTATTTGGAAAATGGCCAGCAGTTTCAGATTTGTGGCGGCTCGACGGTAAAGTCTTACGACAGTTCTACACTCGAATTGATTGTGGATCGTCCCCTCGGTTCGCTGGAATCGCGCACGATGGTGCTGCACGGCAAAACAAAGCGGGCCTTGAGTGCCAACGGCGGCAACGTCTTTCTGCGCGATGTCGAAACTTGGAAAGAGATCGTCCCTCCGTGCCAGCATGGAGCAGATGTCGAACACTTGTGCTTCAGTCCCGATGGACGGAATGCAGTCAGCTCGGGGCGAAACAGCCAGGTGTGCGTCTGGGATACGACGACCGGCAAACTGCGATTTCCGCCGCTCGAACATCCTCGCATTCATTGGGGCGCGCGCTACCTCGCCTATAGTCCCGATGGCACGCTGCTGGCCACGGGGGGCGAAGATGGAGTTGCTCGCGTGTGGGACGCCACGACCGGCAAGCCGCTAACACCACCCATCGCGTTTCAGCAGTCGATCGTCAGCTTGCGATTTACGACCAACAGTCGCATTCTGTTAGTTTCGGCATTGAACGAGCAAACAGCAGCCTACGAAGCACGCACTGGGCTGCCCCTCTCGAACCGACTTCCCTTCAGCGGCAAACTATTCTCGCCCGGCGCTGGTCACGACGCTTACGTCGCGGGGAAATCTAACCAGGTTGTGCATTGGAAGTTTGCGCCGCTGGAAATGAATCACAGCGAGGCTGTTGCCATGGGCCAGCTTTACTCTCTGCGGCAACTCGATAACACAGGTTCGCTCGTACAGATGCCGCTGCCAGAATGGTCTCGCCTGAGGAAGGAATACCAGGCAAAGTTTCCCGATTTATTCCGCGAAAGCGGAGCAAATTAG